In the genome of Mycobacterium kansasii ATCC 12478, one region contains:
- a CDS encoding class I SAM-dependent methyltransferase → MTRDTRVEHPFFARIWPVIAAHEAQAVRDLRRENLAGLSGRVLEVGAGVGTNFAYYPQTVREVVAVEPEPHLTVKARAAAEGAPVPVVVIGDTAEDFSAGEPFDAVVCSLVLCSVNDPVGVLRHLRSLLRPGGQLRYLEHVASAGARGRLQQFVDATFWPRLAGNCHTHRHTERAIVAAGFDVDTARREWTLPAWAPVPVSELALGRARRPLP, encoded by the coding sequence ATGACGCGCGATACCCGGGTCGAGCACCCGTTCTTCGCCCGCATCTGGCCCGTCATCGCCGCCCACGAAGCCCAGGCGGTACGAGACCTGCGCCGAGAGAACCTGGCCGGCTTGTCGGGCCGGGTACTGGAAGTCGGTGCCGGTGTCGGGACGAACTTCGCCTACTACCCGCAGACCGTGAGAGAGGTCGTGGCCGTGGAGCCCGAGCCGCATTTGACGGTGAAAGCCCGTGCGGCCGCAGAGGGCGCACCCGTTCCCGTGGTGGTGATCGGCGATACGGCGGAGGACTTCAGCGCCGGTGAGCCATTCGATGCGGTGGTCTGCTCGCTGGTGCTCTGTTCGGTGAACGACCCGGTCGGGGTGTTGCGACATCTGCGCTCATTGCTACGGCCGGGTGGGCAGTTGCGGTATCTCGAGCACGTAGCCAGTGCCGGTGCTCGGGGTCGGCTTCAGCAGTTCGTCGACGCGACGTTCTGGCCGCGGCTGGCCGGCAACTGCCACACCCATCGCCATACCGAACGCGCGATCGTCGCGGCGGGATTCGACGTGGACACCGCACGACGGGAGTGGACACTGCCGGCGTGGGCGCCGGTGCCGGTGTCAGAGTTGGCGCTGGGCCGGGCGCGGCGCCCGTTGCCCTGA
- a CDS encoding TetR/AcrR family transcriptional regulator, which yields MGLRRSRAPRGSGDRLRQEILDAATELLLETGQARAVSIRSVAQRVGVTPPSLYLHFADKDTLLDAVCARYLARLDGEMERAATGQPSTVDVLRAQGLAYVRFALQTPELYRLATMGEWRSGSDVDLALDSSAFQHMRASVRALMDEGVYRVDDPTMIALELWAAVHGVAALLITKPHLPFDDVEAFADRVLSAVLCGHMVAGLAGRHATSRQVLDWVMRHRSPEAAQV from the coding sequence ATGGGACTGCGTCGCTCACGTGCCCCGCGCGGATCGGGAGACCGGCTGCGCCAGGAAATCCTGGATGCGGCCACCGAGTTGCTGCTGGAGACGGGCCAGGCGCGGGCGGTCTCGATCCGGTCGGTGGCCCAGCGGGTGGGAGTCACACCGCCTTCCCTCTATCTGCACTTCGCGGACAAAGACACGCTGTTGGACGCGGTGTGCGCCCGCTACCTGGCCAGACTCGACGGTGAAATGGAGCGTGCGGCTACCGGCCAGCCGTCCACGGTGGACGTGCTGCGGGCACAGGGTCTGGCCTATGTGCGGTTCGCTCTGCAGACTCCGGAGCTGTACCGCCTTGCCACCATGGGGGAGTGGCGGTCGGGCAGCGACGTCGATCTCGCCCTGGACAGCTCCGCGTTCCAGCACATGCGCGCCTCCGTACGGGCGCTCATGGACGAGGGCGTCTACCGCGTGGACGACCCGACCATGATCGCCCTGGAATTGTGGGCCGCCGTGCACGGCGTGGCCGCGCTATTGATTACGAAGCCGCACTTGCCGTTCGACGACGTGGAGGCGTTCGCCGATCGGGTGCTCAGCGCGGTCCTGTGCGGCCATATGGTGGCCGGTCTGGCCGGTCGGCACGCGACGTCTCGACAGGTGTTGGATTGGGTTATGCGGCATCGCTCACCAGAGGCGGCGCAGGTATGA
- a CDS encoding MMPL family transporter: MLQGIARLAIAAPRRIIGAALLVFLAAAVFGIPVAKSLSPGGFQDPNSESARAIKVLTDKFGQSGQQMLILVTSPGGVNSEAARSVGTDVVGQLQRSPLVYNVTSPWTGPAPASGDLVSTDGKSGLIVVNIKGGENNAQKNAQTLADEIVHDRDGVTVRAGGSAMEYAQINEQNQADLLVMEAIAIPLSFLVLVWVFGGLLAAALPMALGALAVVGSMSALRLVTFTTEVSIFALNLSTALGLALAIDYTLLIISRYRDELAEGSDPDEALIRTMATSGRTVLFSATTVALSMAATVAFPMYFLKSFAYAGVATVAFVAAASIMITPAAIVLLGPRLDAWDVRRLIRRMLGRPEPVHKPVEQLFWYRSTKFVMRRWLPIGLAVLALLVLLGLPFLSVKWGFPDDRVLPRTASAHQVGDRLRKDFAHDLAMAVPVVVPDARGLTPADLDGYAADLSRVPDVSSVSAPSGTFVGGNKVGPPAGATGFADGSAFLTVYSIAPLFSQASDTQLTRLHQVGGPAGRSVEMAGVVQVNRDSVAAVTDRLPLVLGLMAVITLVLLFLLTGSVVLPVKALVCNVLSLSAAFGALVWIFQDGHLGALGTTPSGTLVANMPVLLFCIAFGLSMDYEVFLVARIREYWLASGAARPATPNPAEAHAANDESVALGVARTGRVITAAALVMSMSFAALIAAHVSFMRMFGLGLTLAVAADATLVRVVLVPAFMHVMGSWNWWAPKPLVWLHERFGISEGAAVEHGAKTASRCEEPAIPAALTGKG; the protein is encoded by the coding sequence ATGTTGCAGGGGATCGCACGACTCGCCATAGCTGCGCCGCGCCGAATCATCGGGGCTGCGTTGCTGGTGTTCCTGGCCGCCGCGGTCTTCGGCATCCCGGTCGCCAAGAGCCTGTCGCCCGGCGGGTTTCAGGACCCCAACTCTGAATCTGCCCGCGCCATCAAGGTGCTGACCGACAAGTTCGGCCAAAGCGGTCAGCAGATGCTGATCCTGGTGACCTCCCCCGGGGGCGTCAATAGCGAGGCTGCTCGCAGCGTCGGTACCGACGTCGTCGGCCAGCTGCAGCGATCGCCGTTGGTCTACAACGTGACATCACCGTGGACGGGGCCGGCGCCGGCGTCCGGCGACCTGGTCAGCACCGACGGCAAGTCGGGGTTGATCGTGGTCAACATCAAGGGCGGCGAGAACAACGCGCAGAAGAACGCCCAGACACTGGCCGACGAAATCGTCCACGACCGTGACGGTGTCACCGTGCGCGCGGGCGGGTCGGCCATGGAGTACGCCCAGATCAACGAGCAGAATCAAGCGGACCTGCTGGTGATGGAGGCGATCGCGATTCCGCTCAGCTTCCTGGTGCTGGTGTGGGTTTTTGGTGGCCTACTTGCAGCGGCGCTGCCGATGGCGCTGGGTGCCCTGGCGGTGGTCGGCTCGATGTCGGCGCTGCGACTGGTGACGTTCACCACCGAGGTCTCGATCTTCGCGCTCAACCTGAGCACAGCGTTGGGTTTGGCCCTGGCCATCGACTACACACTGCTGATCATCAGCCGCTATCGCGACGAGCTGGCCGAGGGCAGTGACCCGGACGAGGCGCTGATCCGGACGATGGCCACGTCCGGTCGCACGGTCTTGTTCTCGGCAACCACGGTGGCGTTGTCGATGGCGGCCACAGTGGCGTTCCCGATGTACTTCCTGAAGTCGTTCGCCTACGCCGGTGTGGCCACCGTCGCCTTCGTGGCGGCCGCGTCGATCATGATCACTCCGGCCGCGATCGTGCTGCTGGGTCCCCGCCTCGACGCATGGGACGTTCGCCGCCTCATACGCCGCATGCTCGGTCGCCCCGAGCCGGTGCACAAACCCGTCGAGCAACTGTTCTGGTATCGGTCCACCAAGTTCGTCATGCGCCGGTGGTTGCCGATCGGTCTGGCGGTGCTCGCGCTGCTGGTGCTGCTGGGGCTCCCGTTCCTGTCGGTGAAATGGGGCTTCCCCGACGACCGGGTGCTGCCGCGAACGGCCTCTGCCCATCAGGTGGGTGATCGGTTGCGCAAGGACTTCGCTCACGACCTGGCGATGGCGGTTCCGGTCGTCGTCCCCGACGCCCGCGGTCTGACTCCGGCCGACCTTGACGGCTATGCCGCCGACCTGTCGCGGGTACCCGACGTGTCGTCGGTGAGCGCCCCGAGCGGAACGTTCGTCGGTGGGAACAAGGTGGGCCCGCCGGCCGGAGCCACCGGGTTTGCCGACGGCAGCGCGTTCCTGACCGTCTACAGCATCGCGCCGCTGTTTTCCCAAGCCTCCGACACCCAGCTCACCCGCTTGCACCAGGTGGGTGGCCCGGCCGGGCGATCCGTCGAGATGGCCGGCGTGGTGCAGGTCAACAGGGACAGCGTCGCTGCGGTGACCGATCGGCTCCCGCTGGTACTGGGCTTGATGGCCGTCATCACGCTGGTGCTGCTGTTCCTGCTCACCGGCAGCGTGGTGTTGCCGGTCAAGGCTCTGGTTTGTAACGTGCTGTCGCTGAGTGCGGCGTTCGGCGCGCTGGTATGGATCTTCCAGGACGGCCATCTGGGGGCTCTGGGCACAACTCCGAGCGGGACGCTGGTGGCGAACATGCCGGTGCTGTTGTTCTGCATCGCCTTCGGGCTGTCCATGGATTACGAGGTATTCCTGGTCGCCCGGATCCGCGAGTACTGGCTGGCTTCCGGAGCTGCTCGGCCGGCAACCCCCAACCCGGCCGAAGCGCATGCCGCCAACGACGAGAGCGTGGCGCTCGGGGTGGCCCGCACGGGGCGGGTGATCACCGCGGCGGCGTTGGTGATGTCGATGTCGTTCGCCGCGCTGATCGCCGCGCATGTGTCGTTCATGCGAATGTTCGGTCTGGGCCTGACCCTTGCCGTGGCCGCCGATGCCACCCTGGTGCGCGTGGTCTTGGTGCCGGCCTTCATGCACGTGATGGGCAGCTGGAACTGGTGGGCGCCCAAGCCGTTGGTGTGGCTGCACGAGCGGTTTGGCATCAGCGAGGGCGCCGCAGTCGAGCATGGGGCCAAGACGGCGAGCCGCTGTGAGGAGCCGGCGATTCCCGCAGCGTTGACGGGTAAGGGTTGA
- a CDS encoding 3-hydroxyacyl-CoA dehydrogenase has protein sequence MEIRDAVAVVTGGASGLGLATTKRLLDAGAQVVVLDLRGDDVVAELGDRARFAQADVTDEAAVTGALDLAESLGPLRIVVNCAGTGNAIRVLGRDGVFPLAAFRKVVDINLVGTFNVLRLGAERIAKTEPIGEERGVIVNTASVAAFDGQIGQAAYSASKGGVVGMTLPIARDLAGHLIRVMTIAPGLFDTPLLAGLPEPARESLGKQVPHPSRLGSPDEYAALAVHIIENPMLNGEVIRLDGAIRMAPR, from the coding sequence ATGGAAATCAGGGACGCCGTAGCCGTCGTTACTGGGGGCGCATCGGGACTGGGACTGGCCACCACCAAGCGGCTGCTGGACGCGGGGGCGCAGGTGGTGGTGCTGGACCTCAGAGGCGACGACGTTGTGGCGGAACTCGGCGATCGCGCGCGTTTCGCACAGGCCGACGTGACCGACGAGGCAGCCGTGACCGGTGCGCTGGATCTGGCGGAATCGCTGGGTCCGCTGCGCATCGTCGTCAACTGCGCCGGCACCGGTAACGCGATTCGCGTCCTGGGTCGCGACGGTGTTTTCCCGTTGGCCGCGTTCCGCAAGGTCGTGGACATCAACCTGGTCGGTACCTTCAACGTGCTGCGGCTGGGCGCGGAGCGGATCGCCAAGACGGAGCCGATCGGGGAGGAGCGCGGCGTCATCGTCAACACCGCGTCGGTGGCGGCGTTCGACGGTCAGATCGGGCAGGCCGCCTACTCGGCGTCCAAGGGCGGCGTGGTCGGCATGACCCTGCCGATTGCTCGCGACCTGGCCGGCCACCTGATCCGGGTGATGACCATCGCGCCCGGCCTGTTCGACACCCCGCTGCTGGCCGGATTGCCGGAACCGGCGCGTGAGTCGCTGGGCAAGCAGGTGCCGCATCCGTCGCGCTTGGGCAGCCCCGACGAGTATGCGGCGCTGGCCGTGCACATCATCGAAAACCCGATGCTCAACGGCGAAGTCATCCGGCTGGACGGCGCCATTCGGATGGCACCGCGCTGA
- a CDS encoding CaiB/BaiF CoA transferase family protein, whose amino-acid sequence MAGPLHGLRVVELAGIGPGPHAAMILGDLGADVVRIDRPAAGSGGVAKDAMLRNRRIITADLKSDQGRELVLKLVAKADVLIEGYRPGVTERLGLGPEDCATVNDRLVYARMTGWGQAGPRSQQAGHDINYISLNGILHAIGRVNERPVPPLNLVGDFGGGSMFLLVGILAALWERQSSGKGQVIDAAMVDGSSVLVQMMWAMRATGMWTDVRGTNMLDGGAPYYDTYECADGRYVAVGAIEPQFYAAMLSGLGLDAADLPAQNDVTRWPELRAVLTDAFGRHDRDHWAKVFADTDACVTPVLAFGEVHNEPHIAERNTFYEVNGSPQPMPAPRFSRTAPDQPRPPVAAVSDIEAVLQDWV is encoded by the coding sequence ATGGCAGGACCGCTACATGGGTTGCGCGTTGTCGAGCTGGCGGGGATCGGGCCTGGCCCGCACGCCGCGATGATCCTGGGCGATCTCGGAGCCGACGTGGTGCGTATCGACCGTCCCGCAGCGGGTTCGGGAGGTGTCGCGAAAGACGCGATGCTGCGTAACCGCCGCATCATCACCGCTGACCTCAAGTCCGACCAGGGGCGCGAGCTCGTCCTCAAACTCGTCGCCAAGGCCGACGTGCTGATCGAGGGCTACCGTCCCGGCGTCACCGAGCGGCTGGGCCTTGGTCCCGAGGACTGCGCCACAGTCAACGACCGGCTCGTCTACGCCCGGATGACCGGCTGGGGTCAGGCCGGGCCGCGCAGCCAGCAGGCCGGTCACGACATCAACTACATCTCGCTGAACGGCATCCTGCATGCCATCGGCCGGGTCAACGAGCGGCCGGTGCCGCCGCTGAACCTGGTCGGCGACTTCGGCGGCGGCTCGATGTTTCTCCTCGTCGGCATCCTGGCAGCGCTGTGGGAGCGCCAGAGTTCCGGCAAGGGGCAGGTCATCGACGCGGCGATGGTCGACGGCTCCAGCGTGCTGGTCCAGATGATGTGGGCGATGCGCGCCACCGGTATGTGGACCGACGTGCGCGGCACCAACATGCTCGACGGCGGCGCGCCCTACTACGACACCTACGAGTGCGCCGACGGCCGCTATGTCGCGGTGGGTGCCATCGAGCCGCAGTTCTATGCCGCCATGCTGTCCGGGCTGGGTCTGGACGCGGCCGACCTACCCGCGCAGAACGACGTGACCCGGTGGCCCGAACTGCGCGCGGTGTTGACCGACGCGTTCGGCCGGCACGACCGCGACCATTGGGCCAAGGTGTTCGCCGACACCGACGCCTGCGTGACGCCGGTGCTGGCGTTCGGCGAGGTGCACAACGAGCCGCATATCGCCGAGCGAAATACCTTTTACGAGGTCAACGGCAGCCCGCAGCCGATGCCGGCGCCGCGATTCTCGCGCACCGCCCCGGATCAACCGCGGCCGCCGGTGGCGGCGGTGAGCGACATCGAAGCGGTTCTCCAGGACTGGGTATAG
- a CDS encoding enoyl-CoA hydratase produces the protein MPGQDGIDTLAPVAGLDVTLTDGVLSVTIDRPATLNSLTAAVLAGIADAMERAATDPRVRVVRLGGTGRGFCSGAGMSAEDVVRGKSRTETIAEINRAIRAITALPHPVVAVVQGPAAGVGVSLALASDLVLASEEAFFMLAFTKIGLMPDGGASALVAAAVGRIRAMRMALLPERLPAAEALSWGLVSAVYPAEDFENQVGQVISRLLAGPAVAFAKTKDAINAATLTELDHALEREFAGQSVLLRSPDFAEGARAFQQRRTPTFTDS, from the coding sequence ATGCCGGGGCAGGACGGGATCGACACGCTGGCGCCGGTCGCCGGACTTGACGTCACGTTGACCGACGGTGTGCTGTCGGTGACCATCGACCGGCCCGCGACGCTGAATTCGCTGACGGCGGCGGTGCTGGCGGGTATCGCCGATGCGATGGAGCGCGCGGCCACCGATCCGCGGGTCCGGGTAGTGCGCCTCGGCGGAACGGGTCGGGGCTTTTGCTCCGGGGCCGGGATGAGCGCCGAGGATGTGGTTCGCGGCAAGTCCCGCACCGAAACCATCGCGGAGATCAACCGGGCGATCCGGGCCATCACGGCGCTGCCGCATCCGGTGGTCGCCGTGGTTCAGGGTCCGGCCGCCGGGGTCGGGGTTTCGCTTGCCCTGGCAAGTGACCTCGTATTGGCTTCCGAGGAAGCATTTTTCATGCTGGCGTTCACCAAGATCGGCTTGATGCCCGACGGCGGAGCGTCGGCGTTGGTGGCCGCCGCGGTCGGCCGCATCCGGGCGATGCGGATGGCCCTGCTGCCGGAGCGATTGCCGGCCGCCGAGGCGCTGTCGTGGGGTCTGGTCAGCGCGGTTTATCCGGCCGAGGACTTCGAAAACCAAGTGGGCCAGGTCATTTCGAGGTTACTGGCGGGTCCGGCCGTCGCGTTCGCCAAGACCAAGGACGCGATCAACGCGGCCACGCTCACCGAGCTGGACCACGCTCTGGAGCGGGAATTCGCGGGCCAGTCGGTCCTGTTGCGATCGCCCGACTTCGCCGAGGGCGCAAGGGCATTCCAGCAGCGCCGCACGCCGACGTTCACCGACTCCTGA